The following coding sequences lie in one Klebsiella huaxiensis genomic window:
- the tet(D) gene encoding tetracycline efflux MFS transporter Tet(D), whose amino-acid sequence MNKPAVIALVITLLDAMGIGLIMPVLPSLLREYLPEADVANHYGILLALYAVMQVCFAPLLGRWSDKLGRRPVLLLSLAGAAFDYTLLALSNVLWMLYLGRIISGITGATGAVAASVVADSTAVSERTAWFGRLGAAFGAGLIAGPAIGGLAGDISPHLPFVIAAILNACTFLMVFFIFKPAVQTEEKPAEQKQESAGISFITLLKPLALLLFVFFTAQLIGQIPATVWVLFTESRFAWDSAAVGFSLAGLGAMHALFQAMVAGALAKRLSEKTIIFAGFIADATAFLLMSAITSGWMVYPVLILLAGGGIALPALQGIISAGASAANQGKLQGVLVSLTNLTGVAGPLLFAFIFSQTQQSADGTVWLIGTALYGLLLAICLLIRKPAPVAATC is encoded by the coding sequence ATGAATAAACCCGCTGTCATCGCGCTGGTGATTACACTGCTGGACGCGATGGGAATTGGTCTGATCATGCCGGTATTACCGTCACTGCTGCGGGAATATCTCCCGGAAGCGGATGTGGCAAACCATTACGGCATTCTGCTGGCGCTGTATGCGGTGATGCAGGTCTGTTTTGCTCCGCTGCTGGGCAGATGGTCAGATAAGCTGGGGCGCAGACCGGTGCTGCTGTTATCCCTGGCGGGTGCCGCGTTTGATTACACACTGCTGGCACTGTCCAATGTGCTGTGGATGTTGTATCTCGGGCGGATTATCTCCGGGATCACTGGTGCCACCGGCGCGGTTGCGGCTTCGGTAGTGGCGGACAGCACGGCGGTCAGCGAGCGTACCGCCTGGTTCGGCCGTCTCGGTGCGGCCTTTGGTGCCGGGCTGATTGCCGGGCCGGCTATCGGCGGACTGGCGGGGGATATCTCACCGCATCTGCCGTTTGTCATTGCGGCAATACTGAATGCCTGCACCTTTCTGATGGTCTTTTTTATCTTTAAACCGGCGGTACAGACAGAAGAAAAACCGGCGGAGCAGAAACAAGAAAGCGCAGGTATCAGCTTTATCACACTGCTTAAACCTCTGGCGCTGTTGCTGTTTGTCTTTTTTACCGCGCAGCTTATCGGGCAGATCCCGGCCACTGTCTGGGTATTGTTTACGGAGAGCCGCTTTGCCTGGGACAGCGCGGCGGTCGGTTTTTCACTGGCGGGACTCGGGGCGATGCATGCACTGTTTCAGGCGATGGTTGCCGGGGCGCTGGCAAAACGGCTGAGTGAGAAAACCATTATTTTCGCCGGATTTATTGCCGATGCCACCGCGTTTTTACTGATGTCTGCTATCACTTCCGGATGGATGGTGTATCCGGTCCTGATCCTGCTGGCAGGCGGCGGAATTGCACTGCCTGCATTGCAGGGCATTATCTCTGCCGGGGCATCGGCGGCAAATCAGGGAAAACTACAGGGTGTGCTGGTCAGCCTGACCAATCTGACCGGCGTGGCGGGCCCGCTGCTGTTTGCTTTTATTTTCAGTCAGACACAGCAGAGTGCGGACGGTACGGTGTGGCTGATTGGCACGGCACTGTACGGTCTGCTGCTGGCAATCTGTCTGCTGATCAGAAAACCGGCACCGGTGGCGGCCACCTGCTGA